Genomic DNA from Desulfonema ishimotonii:
CCCCCCCTGAACCGCTTCTGCGACCGGTTTGCCGAAGAGATGTCCGATGCGCTCATGGCGGCCTTTGAAAACGATGCGGTCCGGGCAATCATTCTCACCGGGACAGAGAGGCATTTTATCGGCGGAACCGATATCCGCGAGCTTGTCAGCACAAAAAGCAAGGCGGCCTGTCTGCCCAGGGTCATGGCCCACCACCGGTTCATCAGTCGGATTGAGGAAGGGCCCAAGCCCGTGCTTGCGGCCATCAGCGGCAACTGCTCACGGGCCGGCCTTGAAATCGCCATGGCCTGCCATTACCGGATCGCCGCCCACGGCGTCCGGGTCGGCCTGCTGGAAGTCCGCTTCGGGCTGATTCCGGGGCTGGGGGGCACCCAGCGGCTTCCCCGGCTGGTGGGCATCAGAACCGCTCTGGAGATGATCACAGCGGCCCGGGATATCCCGGTGGAACAGGCCCGCCAGATCGGGCTGGTTGACGAAGTGGTCGAGCCGGATCAGCTGTCGGACAAGGCCATGAGCGCTGCCCGCCTCTTTATGACCGGGCGTCTCAATTTTAAAATACGGCAGGCCGGCAGGCGGTTTGACAAACTACAGGGGGCCAGAGAGAAAAAAGAGATTATCGCCCATTTCAAAGACCGGCTGCTGAAGACGGCATCCGGCTACATTGCCCCGTTTAAGGCGGTGGAGGCCATTGAACAGGGGGTGGGCCTCAGCTATAAAACCGATATCCGGCTGGAGGCCGAGCTGTATTGTGACTGTCTGGTTTCGGATGTTGCCAGAAATCTCATCCACATCTTCCTCAGCACCCGAAACGCCGGCAAATGCCCGCAGATCCGGGGGGTAAAGCCCCGCACGATCCGCAAAATCGGCATCATGGGCGGCGGCACAATGGGGGCAGGCATCGCCGCCTTTCTGCTGATGCATAATTTTGAGGTGCGGCTGTGGGATGTGGACGATAAAAATCTCCGCAGAGGCATGGACACCGTCAGACAGACGGCCTCCCGGCACGCCCGGAAACAGAAAATGCCGCTGAGCATACTGGAGCAGCGGCTTTCCAGGCAACTGTCACCGGCGCTCTCCCTGGCCGCAATTCAGGACGTTGACCTGATCATCGAAGCCGCACCGGAAGATCTTGAAATAAAAGAAAAAATATTTGAGGCCATCGAAAAGACATGCCGACCGGATACCCTGTTCAGCACCGCCACATCGGTTCTGCCCCTCGCCCGCATTGCGTCACGGCTTCGGGAGCCGGAGCGGCTGATCCGGCTCCATTTTTTCAACCCCGCCGAAAAGATGCAGCTCGTGGAGATCGGCTGCACCGGGGCGACGCCGGACACCGCTCTCGCAACGGTAGTGGGGTTCGCCCGGAAAATCGGCAAAATCCCCTTTCTGGTCAGCGACGGGCCGGGGTTCTATGTCCCCCGGCAGATCGCTGCGATTCTGAGTGAGTCCTGCTTTCTCATTGAAGCGGGGGTCAACCCCTTCAGCATTGATGAGGCGCTCACGGAATTCGGTATGCCCATCGGTCCGGCCCAGCTGTGCGACCTGACGGGCCTGGATGTCGTCTGTGCCATCAACCGGCATCTGGAGGGCGCACTGGGCAAACGGTGGCAGACACCGGCCCTGTACGAACGACTGTATGAAACCGGCTGCTATGGCCGTAAAACCGGTGTCGGGTGGTTTGACTACACATCCGATACACCGGCCCTCAATTTCAGATTTCTCGAGGTGGTCAAAACCTGGCTTGCGGAAAAAGGGGTGACCCCCCGGAAAATATCCCGTGAGGAAATCCTGAAACAGATCATGGCCCGGTCCATCAA
This window encodes:
- a CDS encoding 3-hydroxyacyl-CoA dehydrogenase NAD-binding domain-containing protein, which encodes MKPYKTVRIELQKGIAVFTVNPPPLNRFCDRFAEEMSDALMAAFENDAVRAIILTGTERHFIGGTDIRELVSTKSKAACLPRVMAHHRFISRIEEGPKPVLAAISGNCSRAGLEIAMACHYRIAAHGVRVGLLEVRFGLIPGLGGTQRLPRLVGIRTALEMITAARDIPVEQARQIGLVDEVVEPDQLSDKAMSAARLFMTGRLNFKIRQAGRRFDKLQGAREKKEIIAHFKDRLLKTASGYIAPFKAVEAIEQGVGLSYKTDIRLEAELYCDCLVSDVARNLIHIFLSTRNAGKCPQIRGVKPRTIRKIGIMGGGTMGAGIAAFLLMHNFEVRLWDVDDKNLRRGMDTVRQTASRHARKQKMPLSILEQRLSRQLSPALSLAAIQDVDLIIEAAPEDLEIKEKIFEAIEKTCRPDTLFSTATSVLPLARIASRLREPERLIRLHFFNPAEKMQLVEIGCTGATPDTALATVVGFARKIGKIPFLVSDGPGFYVPRQIAAILSESCFLIEAGVNPFSIDEALTEFGMPIGPAQLCDLTGLDVVCAINRHLEGALGKRWQTPALYERLYETGCYGRKTGVGWFDYTSDTPALNFRFLEVVKTWLAEKGVTPRKISREEILKQIMARSINEGAQAIAEGISDRVQEMDLAMVYGTGFPPYRGGIFRYADAWGISGVYETLVKLAAEKGPRFSPAPLLKEMAASGKNFYDD